A portion of the Lolium rigidum isolate FL_2022 chromosome 1, APGP_CSIRO_Lrig_0.1, whole genome shotgun sequence genome contains these proteins:
- the LOC124682425 gene encoding chaperone protein DnaJ-like isoform X1 — translation MAGCGGKNGAGNLYAALGVASDCSDAELRAAYRKLAMKWHPDKCAAKATGSSGGVEAAKARFQKIQGAYAVLSDRNKRILYDVGAYNSDGDDDGAGEILGDILEAMNKTAPHESGEGESLEDLQRQFEELFLRRPSSSSSSSSFRSGQDDLAKSSSKIRGARK, via the exons ATGGCCGGCTGCGGAGGGAAGAACGGCGCCGGCAACCTCTACGCCGCTCTCGGCGTCGCCAGCGACTGCTCCGACGCCGAGCTGCGCGCCGCCTACAGGAAGCTCGCCATG AAATGGCACCCGGACAAGTGCGCCGCCAAGGCCACGGGTAGCTCCGGCGGCGTGGAGGCCGCCAAGGCCAGGTTCCAGAAGATCCAGGGAGCCTACGCAG TTCTCTCGGACCGCAACAAGCGGATCCTCTATGACGTTGGAGCCTACAacagcgacggcgacgatgac GGTGCAGGAGAAATACTCGGAGACATCCTCGAGGCGATGAACAAGACAGCCCCACAC GAGAGCGGCGAGGGCGAGAGCTTGGAGGATCTGCAGAGGCAGTTCGAGGAGCTTTTCCTCAGACgaccgtcgtcctcctcctcctcctcctccttccgctCCGGG CAAGATGACCTTGCCAAGTCGTCGTCCAAGATAAGGGGAGCAAGGAAGTAG
- the LOC124682425 gene encoding chaperone protein DnaJ-like isoform X2, which translates to MAGCGGKNGAGNLYAALGVASDCSDAELRAAYRKLAMKWHPDKCAAKATGSSGGVEAAKARFQKIQGAYAVLSDRNKRILYDVGAYNSDGDDDGAGEILGDILEAMNKTAPHFCDAGERRGRELGGSAEAVRGAFPQTTVVLLLLLLLPLRAR; encoded by the exons ATGGCCGGCTGCGGAGGGAAGAACGGCGCCGGCAACCTCTACGCCGCTCTCGGCGTCGCCAGCGACTGCTCCGACGCCGAGCTGCGCGCCGCCTACAGGAAGCTCGCCATG AAATGGCACCCGGACAAGTGCGCCGCCAAGGCCACGGGTAGCTCCGGCGGCGTGGAGGCCGCCAAGGCCAGGTTCCAGAAGATCCAGGGAGCCTACGCAG TTCTCTCGGACCGCAACAAGCGGATCCTCTATGACGTTGGAGCCTACAacagcgacggcgacgatgac GGTGCAGGAGAAATACTCGGAGACATCCTCGAGGCGATGAACAAGACAGCCCCACAC TTCTGCGATGCAGGAGAGCGGCGAGGGCGAGAGCTTGGAGGATCTGCAGAGGCAGTTCGAGGAGCTTTTCCTCAGACgaccgtcgtcctcctcctcctcctcctccttccgctCCGGG CAAGATGA